The sequence TGGGCGGGCTTCGCGCAGGCGCAGCAGCCGGACGGGGCGATGCCGGTGGTGGGCGAGATGCCGGAAGGGGACGAGGAGTCGGTGTTCGACCTGGTCTACCACCCGACGCTGGTCGCCGCGTTCGCCTCGGCGCTGGCGATGAGCCGGGCCCTGTCGGACCTGAGCGCCGCACCGGCTCCGGCATGACGGACGTGACGGCACCCCCGGTGACGGCCCCTGACTCCTCGGCCACCACGGCCCGCCTCCTCGCCGAGGCGGCCGGACGGATCGACGCCCCGGACGTGGTGCTCGCGATGAGCCGGGGCGGGGTGCGCACGGTCCACACGGGCGGCAGCGCGGAGCCGGGCCCGGTCCCCCGGGAGCGCCTGCACTACGAACTGGGCTCGGCGTCGAAGCCGTTCGCGGGGCTGCTGCTGGCCCGGCTGGTGGCGCAGGGCAGGGTGCGGTACGAGGACCGGGCGGCGGACCTGCTGGCCCCGGGCCTCCCGGTGCACCCGGCGGTGCGCCGGATCACCCTGCGCCATCTGCTCACCCACACCTCGGGGCTGCCGGGCCTGCCCGCCGACTTCTACCCGCAGGCGGTGCCGCGCTGGTCGACGGACCCGTACGGCAACTACCCGGCGGACCGGGTGGTCCGCGCCTTCCTCCGCGCCCGCCCGCGCCACCGCCCCGGCACCCGCTGGCACTACTCGAACTTCGCGGTCTCCGTCCTCGGCCACACCCTGGCGGCCGCCACCGGAACCCCGTGGGAGGTGCTGCTGCACCAGCAGGTACTGGCCCCGCTGGGCCTGGAGGCCACGCTGCTGCGCCCGGGCCCGGAGGGCACCGTCGCGACGGGCCACCGCCGCGACGGAACCCCGCTGCCCGCCCTGGACACGGGGGGCTTCACGGCGGCGGGGGCGCTGCGGTCGTCACCGCTGGACCTGCTGGCGTTCCTGGAGGCGCATGTGGGGGGCGCCTCGGGCTCCCCGACCGACCCCTCACTGGCCGCCGCGCTCACCGAGGTGACCCGCCCGGTGCTGCGGCGGGGCCGGCGCCACGCACACACCCACACGCTGACGTGGTTCCAGCACCCGACCCCGTACGGCCCGGTCCTCTTCCACGCGGGAGCGACCCTCGGCCAGCAGGCGTTCCTCGGGTTCCGCCCCGGGACGGGTCTGGCGGTGGCGGCGACGGCGACGCGGCGGGTGCACCGGGCGGACACGTTCGTGGCGACGGCGTACGGATTGCTGACGGAAACGCCGTAGGCGCTGCCGTACGTACTAAGGCTTCTGCACGGCCTTCTCGGCGTTCTTGGCGGCCACCACCGCGTCGAACACCTCCCGCTTGGGCACCCCGGCCGCGGCGGCGACGGCGGCGATGGCCTCCTTGCGCCGCTCCCCCGCCTCCTCCCGCACGCGCACGCGCCGTACGAGCTCCTCTGCGTCCAGGCCCTCGTCGCCGGAGTCGGAGGCGCCTTCGACCACGACGGTGATCTCGCCCCGCACCCCGTCCTCCGCCCACACGGCCAGCTCGCCGAGCGGACCGCGCTTGACCTCCTCGTACGTCTTGGTCAGCTCACGGCAGACGGCGGCGCGCCGCTCGGCACCGAAGACCTCGGCCATGGCGGCGAGGGTGTCGTCAAGCCGGTGCGGGGCTTCGAAGAAGACCATGGTGCGCCGCTCGTCGGCGTTCTCGCGGAGCTTGGAGAGCCGCTCACCGGCCTTGCGCGGCAGGAAGCCCTCGAAGCAGAAGCGGTCGACGGGCAGCCCGGAGAGGGCGAGGGCGGTCAGCACGGCGGACGGCCCCGGCACGGCGGTGACACGGATGTCACGCTCCACGGCGGCGGCGACGAGCCGGTAGCCGGGGTCGGAGACGGACGGCATACCGGCGTCCGTGACAAGAAGCACCCGGGCTCCACCGACGAGAGCTTCCACCAGCTCAGGGGTACGGGCGGACTCGTTCCCCTCGAAGTAGGAGACGACACGCCCCGAGGTGTGGATGCCGAGCGCCTGGGTGAGCCTGCGCAGCCGCCGGGTGTCCTCGGCGGCGACGACGTCGGCCCGCTCCAGTTCGGCGGCCAGGCGTGGCGGGGCGTCCGCCACGTCACCGATGGGGGTCCCTGCGAGCACGAGCGTTCCAGTCGTTCCAGTCACATCAGCCATCCTCGCAGCACGGGCAGCACCCTTCGCACAGATGCGTTCCCTACGATGGCGCGGTGACGAGTACCGCACCCGAGACCCAGCGGGGCCAAGACGCCGGGGACCCGCTCGGCGAACAGCCGACCTCCTGGCAACGGCGCCTGCGCCGCTTCGGCCATGTCCCGCGCCCGGAGACCTCTCTGCGCGACCGGCTGGACCCGCCGTACACCCAACCGGGACGGCAGGTGTGGTCGGTGCTCGCGATCCCGCCGCATGTCGCGGACCGCCTGGTGCGCTGGTCGGCCTGGGGCGGCCCGCTCCTCGTGACGCTCGTCGCGGGCCTGCTCCGCTTCTGGAAGCTGGACCAGCCGCACGCGGTGATATTCGACGAGACGTATTACGCGAAGGACGCGTGGGCGCTGGTCAACCAGGGGTACGAGGGTTCGTGGCCCAAGGACGTCGACAAGCAGATCCTGAACGACCCGTCCTCCGTCCCGATCCCGACCGACCCGGGCTATGTGGTGCACCCGCCGGTGGGCAAGTGGATCATCGGGTTCGGTGAGCAGCTGTTCGGCTTCACGCCGTTCGGCTGGCGGTTCATGGTGGCGGTGCTCGGCACGGTTTCGGTGCTCCTGCTCTGCCGGATCGGCCGGCGGCTGTTCCGGTCGACGTTCCTGGGGTGCCTGGCGGGGCTGCTGCTCGCGGTGGACGGGCTGCACTTCGTGATGAGCCGGACCGCGCTGCTGGACCTGATCGTGATGTTCTTCGTGCTGGCGGCGTTCGGCTGCCTGGTGGTGGACCGGGACCGCGCCCGCCAACGCCTGGCCGCCGCACTGCCGGTGGACGAGGACGGGGTGCTGCGCCCGGACGCCCGGATCGCGGAGACCTTGCGGCTGGGCTGGCGGCCGTGGCGGCTGGCGGCGGGCGTGATGCTGGGCCTGGCGTTCGCGACGAAGTGGAACGGCCTTTACGTGCTGGCCGCGTTCGGGCTGATGACGGTGTTGTGGGACGTGGGCGCGCGCCGCACGGCAGGCGCGGCGAAGCCGCACCTGGCGGTGCTGCGCCGGGACCTGGTCCCCGCCTTCGTCTCCACGGTCCCGGTCGCGATCGTCACGTACCTCGTGTCCTGGACGGGCTGGATCGTCACGGACAAGGGCTACTACCGCAACTGGGCGGCCACGGAAGGCAAGGGCTCCTCCTGGAGCTGGCTCCCGGACTGGCTGCGGAGCCTGTGGCACTACGAGAACCAGGTGTACGACTTCCACGTCGGCCTGACCTCGGGCCACACGTACGAGTCGAACCCCTGGAGCTGGCTGGTCCTGGGCCGCCCCGTCTCGTACTTCTACGAGGAGCAGACGGGCTGCAAGGAGTCCTCGACGGGCAAGTGCGCCGCCGAGGTCCTGGCCATCGGCACCCCGCTGCTCTGGTGGCTGGCGTGCTTCGCCCTCGCGTACGTGGTGTGGCGCTGGCTCTTCCGCCGCGACTGGCGGGCCGGCGCGATCGCGTGCGGCGTGGCGGCGGGCTGGCTGCCCTGGTTCTTCTACCAGGAGCGCACGATCTTCCTGTTCTACGCGGTGGTGTTCGTCCCGTTCCTCTGCCTGGCGGTCACGATGATGCTGGGCGCGATCGTGGGCCCGGCAGCGGGCAAGGGCACCCGCGCGGAGCTGGGCCTGACGGCCAACGACCCGACAGGCGAACGCCGCCGCACCCTGGGCGCGATCGCGGCGGGCGTGCTGGTGCTCCTGATCATCTGGAACTTCATCTACTTCTGGCCGCTGTACACGGGGACTTCGATCCCGGAGGACCTGTGGCGGGACCGGATGTGGCTGGACACGTGGGTGTAGGCGGGCGATGCGGGGAACGAGCCCAGGTCAGGCGCCGGAGGTAACGATTCCGATTCGGAAGGTTCAAAAGGTGGCCGCGATGGGCACCAAGCGGCCCTCTCTTCATACTATCTCCACGTGCTCACAGGGCACTTGAGACTGTGTTCGCGACTCTCCCACCACGTATCTCGTGTGGCGCATCTGACGCGCCTTAAGGATGAGCCGCACCGGAGGGGACTTCTGTGTTGACAACCTTTTCAGCTTCCGCGACCCGGCGGGGCACCGCCGGCCGCCGGATAGCCACAACGGCGGCCACGGTGGGCCTGTTGGTCCTGGGCTCGCTGGCCGGGGCCGGCAGCGCCTCGGCCGATGGTGACGACGTCCATCACCAGGGTGGCGCGGTTGCCACTCTGGACGGGTTGAAGACGTTCGACTCGGCCCGTATCCACACCGGGAACGGCAAGACCCAGAGCGTCTCCGCGGGTCTGTTCGAGATGAACGTCCAGGGCGGTGGCCGACTGCAGACGTACTGCATCGACATCCACAACCCGACCCAGAAGAAGGCGAAGTACCTCGAAACCCCCTGGGGTCAGACCTCGCTCGGCTCCAACAAGGACGCCGGGAAGATCCTCTGGATCCTCCGGAACTCCTACCCGCAGGCCGGCGACCTGAACGCGCTCGCCCAGAAGGCGGGGGCCGGAAAGCTGACCCCCCAGACGGCCGCTGCCGGTACCCAGGTCGCCATCTGGCGGTTCTCCGACGGGGCGAAGGTCGAGGCGAAGAACGCGCAGGCCGAGAAGCTCGCGGACTGGCTCGAGGCGCAGGCCCAGAACCTCCAGGAGCCGAAGACCTCCCTGACGCTGGGCCCGAACGCGGTGTCCGGCAAGTCGGGCGAGAAGCTCGGCCCGGTGACGGTGCACACCGACGCCGACAAGGTCTCCGTCACCGCCGACGCCGGCGTCGCCGCAGGCGTCAAGGTGACCGACAAGGACGGCCAGCCCGTCACGTCGGCCGTCAACGGCACCGAGCTGTACTTCGACGTGCCCGCGGGCACCTCCGACGGCACCGCCTCGCTCACGGCCAAGACGACCACGCAGGTTCCGGTCGGCCGGGCCTTCGCGAGCGCCAGCAAGAGCCAGACGCAGATCCTCGCCGGCTCCACCGAGTCCACGGTCACCGCGACCGCGACCGCGAACTGGGCCAAGAAGGGCGCCATCCCGTCGGTCACCGCGGAGAAGAACTGCACCGCGGGCGGCATCGACGTCAAGGTCAGCAACGCCGGTGACTCCGACTTCACCTTCGAGCTGGCCGGTGCCGAGCACACGGTCGCCGGTGGCGACAGCAAGACCGTGACCGTCCCGGTGGGTGAGGACGAGGCGTACGACATCACCGTCACCGGTCCGAACGGCTTCTCGGAGCGCTTCCAGGGCGTCCTGGACTGCGAGACCCAGGGCACCCCTCCCCCCGGCACGAGCGGTGGTGGCGAGACCCCGCCGGCCACCCCGAGCCCCAGCCCGTCCGAGGACACGGCCGGCGGCACCACGGGCGACACGACCGGTGGCACCACCGGTGAGACGACCGGCGACACCACCGGCGGCACGACCGGCACCACCACGGGCGGCGGTGACCTCGCGGTGACCGGCAGCTCCAGCGCCACGCCGATGATCGCGGGTATCGCGGTGGTCCTCGTCGCCGCGGGCGGCGCGGCGATGTTCTTCCTGCGCAGGAAGAAGGCCGCGGGTCAGTGACTCGCAAGTAGGTGACAGACGGACGGGCCCGGCACGCGGAAAGCGCGCCGGGCCCGTCTCGCGATACGGGAGCCTCCTGCACGTAATACGCGGGAGCTCCGAAAAGTGCGGGCGGGCCGCGACGACAATTCGTCGCGGCCCGCCCGCATGCACAGGTGTCCGTCGGTTCGACGGAATTCCTGGCTTCCTCTGACGCCAAAGGTGACTCCGAAGTGGCTCCGGAGGTCAACTCCGGGGTTAGAAGAAGTGCTTGCGCCCACCGACCGCGCGGCCGGTCGCACCCAGGATCCACAGGATGACGCCCACGACGATGAGAATACTGCCGATCGTCGTCAGCAGGCCCATGCCAACAAGCAGGCCGATAATAAGCAGAAGAAGTCCAAGGAGGATCATTTTCAGTTCCCATCGTCAAGTCCGGTTTTCAGGCGCTTGCACGCCTGCACTTCACAACGGCCTCAGTTCACCCCACCGGTATGTCCCGGCT is a genomic window of Streptomyces sp. SID8374 containing:
- a CDS encoding phospholipid carrier-dependent glycosyltransferase, producing the protein MTSTAPETQRGQDAGDPLGEQPTSWQRRLRRFGHVPRPETSLRDRLDPPYTQPGRQVWSVLAIPPHVADRLVRWSAWGGPLLVTLVAGLLRFWKLDQPHAVIFDETYYAKDAWALVNQGYEGSWPKDVDKQILNDPSSVPIPTDPGYVVHPPVGKWIIGFGEQLFGFTPFGWRFMVAVLGTVSVLLLCRIGRRLFRSTFLGCLAGLLLAVDGLHFVMSRTALLDLIVMFFVLAAFGCLVVDRDRARQRLAAALPVDEDGVLRPDARIAETLRLGWRPWRLAAGVMLGLAFATKWNGLYVLAAFGLMTVLWDVGARRTAGAAKPHLAVLRRDLVPAFVSTVPVAIVTYLVSWTGWIVTDKGYYRNWAATEGKGSSWSWLPDWLRSLWHYENQVYDFHVGLTSGHTYESNPWSWLVLGRPVSYFYEEQTGCKESSTGKCAAEVLAIGTPLLWWLACFALAYVVWRWLFRRDWRAGAIACGVAAGWLPWFFYQERTIFLFYAVVFVPFLCLAVTMMLGAIVGPAAGKGTRAELGLTANDPTGERRRTLGAIAAGVLVLLIIWNFIYFWPLYTGTSIPEDLWRDRMWLDTWV
- a CDS encoding serine hydrolase domain-containing protein, encoding MTDVTAPPVTAPDSSATTARLLAEAAGRIDAPDVVLAMSRGGVRTVHTGGSAEPGPVPRERLHYELGSASKPFAGLLLARLVAQGRVRYEDRAADLLAPGLPVHPAVRRITLRHLLTHTSGLPGLPADFYPQAVPRWSTDPYGNYPADRVVRAFLRARPRHRPGTRWHYSNFAVSVLGHTLAAATGTPWEVLLHQQVLAPLGLEATLLRPGPEGTVATGHRRDGTPLPALDTGGFTAAGALRSSPLDLLAFLEAHVGGASGSPTDPSLAAALTEVTRPVLRRGRRHAHTHTLTWFQHPTPYGPVLFHAGATLGQQAFLGFRPGTGLAVAATATRRVHRADTFVATAYGLLTETP
- the rsmI gene encoding 16S rRNA (cytidine(1402)-2'-O)-methyltransferase, with translation MADVTGTTGTLVLAGTPIGDVADAPPRLAAELERADVVAAEDTRRLRRLTQALGIHTSGRVVSYFEGNESARTPELVEALVGGARVLLVTDAGMPSVSDPGYRLVAAAVERDIRVTAVPGPSAVLTALALSGLPVDRFCFEGFLPRKAGERLSKLRENADERRTMVFFEAPHRLDDTLAAMAEVFGAERRAAVCRELTKTYEEVKRGPLGELAVWAEDGVRGEITVVVEGASDSGDEGLDAEELVRRVRVREEAGERRKEAIAAVAAAAGVPKREVFDAVVAAKNAEKAVQKP
- a CDS encoding LAETG motif-containing sortase-dependent surface protein; translation: MGLLVLGSLAGAGSASADGDDVHHQGGAVATLDGLKTFDSARIHTGNGKTQSVSAGLFEMNVQGGGRLQTYCIDIHNPTQKKAKYLETPWGQTSLGSNKDAGKILWILRNSYPQAGDLNALAQKAGAGKLTPQTAAAGTQVAIWRFSDGAKVEAKNAQAEKLADWLEAQAQNLQEPKTSLTLGPNAVSGKSGEKLGPVTVHTDADKVSVTADAGVAAGVKVTDKDGQPVTSAVNGTELYFDVPAGTSDGTASLTAKTTTQVPVGRAFASASKSQTQILAGSTESTVTATATANWAKKGAIPSVTAEKNCTAGGIDVKVSNAGDSDFTFELAGAEHTVAGGDSKTVTVPVGEDEAYDITVTGPNGFSERFQGVLDCETQGTPPPGTSGGGETPPATPSPSPSEDTAGGTTGDTTGGTTGETTGDTTGGTTGTTTGGGDLAVTGSSSATPMIAGIAVVLVAAGGAAMFFLRRKKAAGQ